One genomic window of Carassius gibelio isolate Cgi1373 ecotype wild population from Czech Republic chromosome A10, carGib1.2-hapl.c, whole genome shotgun sequence includes the following:
- the LOC128020658 gene encoding uncharacterized protein LOC128020658 — MSKSAERNKARFDKSVTHCSLEIGDRVLVRNVRLRGKHKLADKWESEVYVVVSQAAELPVYTVRPERKDGPLRTLHRDLLLPCGFLPSSEVEPPTLHESISKPRTRQNPKVLLIDDVSLSDSEEGTSYCEYSHTPKIETVRFSTVHDIGTEGETLNADFADNSAEQTSPTGVILQGDQSDNLLIEALPIEKPGEHLPLYVSGALEQSNLPDKGQVEAVMGNSVDEVEVTSVVESSDVPERAEQQSEEEIDTLPRRSVRQREKPERLTYFQPGNPLIYVVQSLFQGLNSAFVQSLGGDENLNVLPLLSNGLHGVVTSQPSRTCKGTCMNLGGENVTQIK, encoded by the coding sequence ATGTCAAAAAGTGCAGAAAGAAACAAAGCTAGGTTTGACAAATCCGTAACTCATTGCTCTTTGGAGATTGGTGACCGAGTATTGGTGAGGAACGTTAGGTTACGCGGGAAGCACAAGTTAGCAGACAAGTGGGAGTCTGAGGTGTATGTTGTGGTGAGTCAGGCAGCTGAATTGCCAGTTTACACTGTTCGTCCAGAGAGAAAGGACGGTCCTCTGCGTACTCTTCACAGAGATCTGTTGCTCCCGTGTGGGTTTTTACCATCTTCCGAAGTTGAACCACCCACTTTACACGAATCCATCTCAAAACCTCGAACGCGACAGAATCCTAAAGTTCTGTTAATTGATGACGTTTCCCTTTCTGATTCCGAAGAAGGAACTTCATATTGCGAGTACAGTCATACTCCAAAAATAGAGACCGTACGTTTCTCTACAGTTCATGATATCGGTACGGAAGGAGAGACATTGAATGCTGATTTTGCTGATAACTCGGCCGAACAAACTTCCCCCACTGGCGTTATCCTGCAGGGCGACCAGAGTGATAATTTACTTATTGAAGCCTTACCGATCGAAAAACCTGGTGAACACTTACCTCTTTATGTTTccggtgcccttgagcaaagtaACTTACCTGATAAGGGCCAAGTTGAAGCTGTAATGGGTAATTCCGTTGATGAAGTTGAAGTAACCAGTGTTGTCGAAAGTTCAGATGTTCCTGAAAGAGCAGAACAACAATCAGAAGAAGAGATAGACACTTTACCGAGACGTTctgtcagacagagagagaaaccagAGCGACTTACTTATTTCCAGCCAGGAAACCCATTAATATATGTGGTCCAATCTTTGTTCCAAGGTCTGAATTCGGCTTTTGTTCAATCTCTTGGTGGAGATGAAAATCTGAATGTCCTTCCCTTGCTGTCTAATGGTTTACACGGTGTGGTCACCAGTCAGCCCAGCAGAACATGCAAAGGGACTTGCATGAATTTAGGAGGGGAGAATGTAACACAGATTAAAtga